One Brassica napus cultivar Da-Ae chromosome A1, Da-Ae, whole genome shotgun sequence genomic region harbors:
- the LOC106427942 gene encoding cell division control protein 48 homolog A, which produces MSNPAESSDSKSKKDFSTAILERKKSPNRLVVDEAINDDNSVVSLHPATMEKLQLFRGDTILIKGKKRKDTICIALADDSCEEPKIRMNKVVRSNLRVRLGDVISVHQCPDVKYGQRVHILPVDDTVEGVTGNLFDAYLKPYFLEAYRPVRKGDLFLVRGGMRSVEFKVIETDPAEYCVVAPDTEIFCEGEPVKREDEERLDEVGYDDVGGVRKQMAQIRELVELPLRHPQLFKSIGVKPPKGILLYGPPGSGKTLIARAVANETGAFFFCINGPEIMSKLAGESESNLRKAFEEAEKNAPSIIFIDEIDSIAPKREKTNGEVERRIVSQLLTLMDGLKSRAHVIVMGATNRPNSIDPALRRFGRFDREIDIGVPDEIGRLEVLRIHTKNMKLAEDVDLERISKDTHGYVGADLAALCTEAALQCIREKMDVIDLEDDSIDAEILNSMAVTNEHFHTALGNSNPSALRETVVEVPNVSWDDIGGLENVKRELQETVQYPVEHPEKFEKFGMSPSKGVLFYGPPGCGKTLLAKAIANECQANFISVKGPELLTMWFGESEANVREIFDKARQSAPCVLFFDELDSIATQRGGGGGGDAGGAADRVLNQLLTEMDGMNAKKTVFIIGATNRPDIIDSALLRPGRLDQLIYIPLPDEDSRLNIFKACLRKSPVAKDVDINALAKYTQGFSGADITEICQRACKYAIRENIEKDIEKEKRRSENPEAMEEDGVDEVSEIKAAHFEESMKYARRSVSDADIRKYQAFAQTLQQSRGFGSEFRFETNAAGSGATTGVADPFATSAAAAADDDDLYN; this is translated from the exons ATGTCGAACCCAGCTGAATCTTCAGACTC GAAATCGAAGAAAGACTTCAGTACTGCTATTctggagaggaagaagtctcCGAACAGACTCGTCGTCGACGAGGCCATCAACGATGATAACTCCGTCGTGTCTCTCCACCCTGCCACCATGGAGAAGCTCCAGCTCTTCCGTGGCGATACCATTCTCATCAAG GGTAAGAAAAGGAAGGATACTATTTGCATTGCTCTTGCTGATGATTCATGTGAGGAGCCAAAGATCAGGATGAACAAAGTGGTTAGATCTAACTTGAGGGTTAGGCTTGGTGATGTCATCTCTGTTCACCAGTGCCCTGATGTCAAGTACGGACAGCGTGTGCACATCTTGCCTGTTGATGATACCGTTGAAGGAGTCACTGGAAACCTCTTTGATGCTTACCTCAAAC cTTATTTCTTGGAGGCGTATCGCCCAGTGAGGAAGGGAGATCTCTTCCTAGTGAGAGGAGGAATGAGGAGTGTGGAGTTCAAGGTTATTGAGACAGATCCTGCTGAGTACTGTGTGGTGGCTCCGGACACTGAGATTTTCTGTGAGGGTGAGCCAGTTAAGAGAGAGGACGAAGAGAGGCTAGATGAAGTGGGTTATGATGACGTTGGTGGTGTCAGGAAGCAGATGGCTCAGATCAGGGAGCTTGTTGAGCTTCCCTTGAGGCACCCACAGCTGTTCAAGTCGATTGGTGTTAAGCCACCGAAGGGGATTCTGCTTTACGGACCACCTGGGTCTGGAAAGACTCTGATTGCTCGTGCTGTGGCTAACGAAACTGGTGCCTTTTTCTTCTGTATCAATGGTCCTGAGATCATGTCTAAgcttgctggtgagagtgaGAGCAATCTCAGGAAAGCGTTTGAGGAGGCTGAGAAGAACGCTCCTTCGATTATATTTATTGATGAGATTGACTCCATTGCACCTAAAAGAGAGAAGACTAATGGAGAGGTTGAGAGGAGGATTGTGTCTCAGCTCCTTACGCTTATGGATGGGCTTAAGTCTCGTGCTCACGTTATTGTCATGGGAGCAACCAATCGCCCCAACAGTATTGATCCAGCTTTGAGAAGGTTTGGAAGATTTGATAGGGAGATTGATATTGGTGTTCCTGACGAGATTGGACGTCTTGAAGTTCTCAGGATCCACACAAAGAACATGAAGCTTGCTGAAGAT GTGGACCTTGAGAGGATCTCAAAGGACACACACGGCTATGTTGGTGCTGATCTTGCAGCTCTGTGCACAGAAGCTGCCCTGCAGTGCATCAGGGAGAAGATGGATGTGATTGATTTGGAAGATGACTCCATAGATGCTGAAATCCTCAACTCCATGGCAGTGACCAATGAGCACTTCCACACTGCTCTCGGCAACAGCAACCCATCTGCTCTTCGTGAAACT GTTGTGGAGGTTCCTAATGTTTCTTGGGATGACATTGGAGGTCTTGAGAATGTCAAGAGAGAGCTCCAGGAGACTGTCCAATACCCAGTGGAGCACCCAGAGAAGTTTGAGAAGTTCGGTATGTCTCCATCAAAGGGAGTCCTCTTCTACGGTCCTCCTGGATGTGGTAAAACGCTATTAGCCAAAGCTATAGCCAACGAGTGCCAAGCAAACTTCATCAGTGTCAAAGGTCCTGAGCTTCTCACCATGTGGTTTGGTGAGAGTGAAGCCAACGTCCGTGAAATCTTTGACAAGGCACGTCAGTCTGCTCCCTGTGTGCTCTTCTTTGACGAGCTAGACTCCATTGCCACTCAGAGAGGAGGTGGAGGCGGAGGTGATGCAGGTGGCGCAGCGGACAGAGTCCTCAACCAGCTTTTGACCGAGATGGATGGAATGAACGCCAAGAAGACTGTCTTCATCATCGGAGCAACCAACAGACCCGACATTATTGATTCTGCTCTTCTCCGTCCAGGAAGGCTCGACCAGCTCATTTACATTCCGCTCCCAGACGAGGATTCACGTCTCAACATCTTCAAGGCCTGCTTGAGGAAATCACCTGTTGCTAAAGATGTTGACATCAACGCTCTGGCTAAGTACACGCAGGGGTTCAGTGGTGCTGATATCACTGAGATTTGCCAGAGGGCTTGCAAGTACGCCATCAGAGAAAACATCGAGAAG GACATTGAAAAGGAGAAGAGGAGGAGCGAGAACCCTGAGGCGATGGAGGAAGATGGAGTGGATGAAGTGTCTGAGATCAAAGCTGCACATTTTGAGGAGTCGATGAAGTATGCGCGCAGGAGTGTGAGTGATGCAGACATCAGGAAGTACCAAGCGTTTGCTCAGACGCTGCAGCAGTCTAGAGGGTTTGGTTCTGAGTTCAGGTTCGAGACTAATGCTGCTGGTTCAGGTGCAACCACTGGAGTCGCCGATCCTTTTGCCACCTCGGCAGCTGCTGCTGCGGACGATGATGATCTCTACAATTAG
- the LOC125585549 gene encoding serine/threonine-protein kinase PCRK1-like: MKCFKFSSGDKKEEHNKTPKSVSLTSNFSDRDINRSGSDFNSRDASGTSTESSMGRKNSYPSMSARESNLREFSVTDLKAATKNFSRSVMIGEGGFGCVFRGTVRDLEDPSIKIEVAVKQLGKRGLQGHKEWVTEVNFLGVVEHSNLVKLLGYCAEDDERGIQRLLVYEYMPNRSVESHLSPRSLTVLTWDLRLRIAQDAARGLTYLHEQMEFQIIFRDFKSSNILLDEDWKAKLSDFGLARLGPSEGLTHVTTDVVGTMGYAAPEYIKTGRLTSKSDVWGYGVFIYELITGRRPVDRNKPNGEQKLLEWVRPYLSDTKKFKLILDPRLEGKYNLKAVQKLSVVANRCLVRNPKARPKMSEVLEMVTKIVEAPSGSGTSPKLVPLKSLETSRDVGGKKKKVLETRNNGGGGGEGGWFGKLWNPKAVGAC, encoded by the exons ATGAAGTGTTTCAAGTTCTCTAGTGGTGACAAGAAAGAGGAACACAACAAGACTCCCAAGTCTGTCTCACTGACCTCCAACTTCTCCGACCGCGACATAAACCGAAGCGGGTCGGATTTCAACTCTCGAGACGCCTCTGGGACGAGCACGGAGTCGTCCATGGGGAGGAAGAACTCGtacccttcaatgtctgctagAGAAAGTAATCTCAGAGAGTTCAGCGTTACTGATCTCAAGGCTGCGACTAAGAACTTTAGCCGCTCTGTTATGATTGGAGAAGGAGGGTTCGGTTGTGTCTTCAGGGGAACAGTGAGGGACTTGGAAGATCCGTCGATTAAAATCGAAGTTGCTGTTAAGCAGCTCGGTAAAAGAGGGTTGCAG gGGCATAAGGAATGGGTCACGGAAGTGAACTTTCTTGGTGTGGTTGAGCATTCAAACTTGGTGAAGTTGCTTGGTTACTGTGCAGAAGATGATGAACGTGGGATCCAACGGCTTTTGGTTTATGAATACATGCCAAACCGAAGCGTTGAGTCCCACTTATCTCCTCGGTCACTCACAGTCCTGACTTGGGATCTAAGGCTGAGAATCGCTCAAGATGCAGCTCGTGGTTTAACATACCTGCATGAACAAATGGAGTTTCAG ATAATATTCAGGGACTTTAAGTCCTCGAACATTCTCTTGGATGAGGACTGGAAAGCAAAGCTCTCTGACTTTGGTCTGGCTCGTTTAGGTCCATCTGAAGGACTAACTCATGTTACTACTGAT GTTGTAGGTACAATGGGTTATGCAGCTCCTGAATACATTAAAACAGGTCGTCTCACATCCAAAAGCGATGTGTGGGGTTATGGAGTGTTCATCTACGAGCTTATCACAGGGAGGCGACCAGTTGACAGGAACAAACCTAATGGAGAGCAGAAGCTTCTAGAATGGGTGAGACCTTATCTATCAGACACAAAGAAGTTCAAGCTCATATTAGACCCAAGACTTGAAGGGAAGTACAATCTTAAAGCAGTCCAGAAGCTATCAGTTGTAGCCAACAGATGTTTGGTTAGGAACCCAAAAGCACGTCCCAAGATGAGTGAAGTGTTGGAGATGGTGACTAAGATTGTGGAAGCGCCTTCAGGGAGTGGTACTAGCCCGAAGCTAGTTCCACTGAAGAGTCTAGAGACTTCTAGAGATGTGggagggaaaaagaagaaggtttTAGAGACGAGGAAcaatggtggtggaggaggtgaAGGAGGTTGGTTTGGTAAGTTATGGAACCCAAAGGCAGTAGGAGCTTGTTGA